A window of Chryseobacterium sp. IHB B 17019 genomic DNA:
ACGATGCTTACGGCATACGATTTTACCACTGCGAAAATGGTGGATGCAGGAGGAGTTGATACAATTCTGATCGGGGATTCTGCTGCTAATGTGATGGCGGGTTTTGAAACAACATTGCCAATTACTTTGGATCAGATGATTTATCATGCCCAAAGTGTTGTGAGGGGAACGGACAGAGCTTTGGTAGTTGCTGATTTACCTTTCGGATCTTATCAGAGCAATCCTGAAAAAGCTTTGGAATCTGCGGTAAGAATGATGAAAGAGGGTGGTGCTCACGCTGTGAAAATTGAAGGAGGAAAAGAGATTTCAAAATCAATAAAGAAAATTATCAATGCCGGAATTCCTGTGATGGGACATTTGGGTTTAACGCCACAATCCATTTATAAATTTGGCACCTATAAAGTAAGAGCGAAAGACGAGGCTGAAGCTGAAAAATTAATCAGTGATGCACAACTTTTGGAAGAATTGGGTTGTTTTTCTGTTGTTTTAGAGAAAATTCCAGCAGATTTAGCCAAAAAAGTGACAGAAGCAATTTCAATCCCAACCATCGGAATCGGAGCCGGACCTCATTGTGACGGACAGGTTTTAGTTTACCACGATATGGTTGGAATGAATAAAGGTTTCAGTCCAAAATTTTTAAGAAGATACCTTGACCTTTACACAGAAATCACAGGAGCGGTTTCTCAATACGTACAAGACGTGAAAAGCCAGACTTTTCCTAACGAAAATGAAAGTTACTAATTAATGAAAAATCAACAATCTACACAGGGAATTCTTTCCATCGTTGCATTGGTTTGCCTTGCAGCGGGATGGTTCAATTTCTTTTCACCGGAAATTAATATTTTACTTTCCAGAAGAATCTTTTATGTGCTCATTGGGATTAGCTTTTTCCTGCAGGCACCATCTCTTACCAATAAAAACTTTATGTATGCAATGTACGGCGCAGCTGCACTGTGTATCGTGGGAGCATTATTTCCTTTGGAATGGAAGATTGCAGGGATAAAAACAATTGGACTTTTAGGAGGAATTATTCTTTCATTTACAAACAGACCAACGTACCGTCAGTAGATCATGGAGGAGCAGATTGTGTATGAAGACAACCATCTTTTGGTGATTAATAAAAAGGTCGGGCAGCTTGTACAGGGCGACAAAACCGGCGATGAATCTCTATTGGATTCAATTAAAAATTTTATAAAAAAAAGAGACAATAAACCCGGAAATGTTTTTCTGGGTTTGGTCCATCGTATTGACAGGCCGACATCGGGGTTGGTGATTTATGCTAAAACATCAAAAGCCCTTACCCGATTAACCCAAATGGTAAAAAACCGTGAAATCGAAAAAACATATTGGGCAGTTGTTGCTAAGGAAATGATTCCCCAGACGCAAAGGCTGGTTCATTACTTACAGAAAAACGAAAAGAATAATAAGGCTATTGTTTTCCCGAAAGCTACACAAGGCGCAAAGGAAGCGATTCTTACTTATCATATTATTAAAACGTTGGATAATTATTTACTTCTTGAAATTGATCTTGAAACAGGAAGGCATCATCAAATCAGGGCTCAGTTGTCAAAAACAGGAATTCCCATTAAAGGTGATTTAAAATATGGAGCGCCACGTTCCAATCCGGACGGCGGAATTAATCTTCATGCCAGGAAGCTGGAATTTATTCATCCTGTTACCAAAGAAAAAATAAAAATTACAGCTCCCGTTCCGCAGAATGATGCGATTTGGAGAGCTTGTGAGGATTGATTTTTAATAGGTCGGAAGTTAGAAGATGGAAGCTGGAAGTTATATTCGGGGGTTCCATTTTTTATTTTAGCCCATAATTAAAATCAAATAATACTTTTTACGGTTACAAAACCTCCAGCCTTCATCCAACTTCCAGCCCCTTCTGAAAAATTTTGCCCATTTCAAAAAAATAACTAACTTCGTCCAAACTTTAGGGGTGTCTGCGAGAAGCGGACTGAGATTTTACCCTTTGAACCTGATCTGGATTATACCAGCGTAGGGAAAAGTGAGATGACTTTTGCTGCACATTCTATTGTGCAATGACGGACATTCCTAAAGTATATTTAAAAAATTTAGGAATGGAACTCACAATCAATCACACATTACGAACATTTGATTCACTTCCCGAAACCCTGGGAGCATTATTGGCTATTGAAATACCCGAAAAGAAAAAAGGTATTGCAGTTGCCCTCAACAATCGCATTATTCCGCAGTCATTCTGGGCGGGAACTATTCTCAACGACAAAGATTCAATTTTAATTATCACTGCTACTCAAGGCGGTTAAAAAATATTTTTATGGCTCACAACATCACACGTTCACCGTTTCCGAACTCAAAAAAAATCTATGTTGAAGGGAAAATTCATCCCATTAATGTAGCGATGCGCGAAATACAATTAAGTCCGACAAAACTTACCAATGGAAAAATTGAAGAAAATCCGCCTGTCACCATTTACGATACTTCAGGACCTTACACAGACGAAAGTTCTGAAATTGATATCGAAAAAGGACTCCCAAGAATCAGAGAACAATGGATTTTGGATAGAGATGATGTCGAAATTTTAGATGGAATTACTTCCGACTACGGAAAAAAACGCCTTGCTGATTCAAAACTGGATGAGCTGCGTTTTTCTTACAATCACAAGCCAAAAGTTGCCCAAGAAGGTAAAGAAGTTACCCAATTGTATTACGCAAAACAGGGCATCATCACTCCTGAAATGGAATACATTGCCATCCGAGAAAACCAAAAAATTGAGCAGCTGGATTCTGTTTCAAAAGACATGGCTTTTCAACATCCGGGAAATAGTTTTGGAGCAAGAACGCCGAAAAGCAAAATCACTCCTGAATTTGTAAGAGATGAAATTGCAGCCGGAAGAGCGATTATTCCCAACAATATCAATCACCCCGAAAGCGAACCGATGATTATCGGACGAAATTTCTTGGTTAAAATTAATGCCAACATCGGAAACAGTGCCGTTTCGTCAAGCATTGAAGAAGAAGTTGAAAAGGCAGTTTGGGCTTGCCGATGGGGAGCCGACACGATTATGGATTTGTCTACGGGAAAAAACATCCATGAAACCAGGGAATGGATCATCAGAAACAGTCCTGTCCCGATTGGTACCGTTCCGATTTATCAGGCATTGGAAAAAGTAAAAGGTGTTGCAGAAGATTTAACCTGGGAAATTTTTAAAGATACGTTGATCGAACAGGCAGAACAGGGAGTTTCATACTTCACGATTCACGCTGGAGTTTTGTTGAGATATATTCATTTGACTGCAAAACGTGTGACGGGAATTGTTTCGAGAGGTGGTTCTATTATGGCAAAATGGTGTTTGTTTCATCATCAAGAAAACTTTTTATATACCCATTTCGAGGAAATTTGCGAAATCATGAAAAAATATGATGTTGCTTTTTCTTTGGGAGACGGTCTTCGTCCGGGTTCAATTGCTGATGCCAATGATGAAGCGCAGTTTGCAGAACTGGAAACGTTGGGAGAACTTACAAAAATTGCCTGGAAACATAATGTTCAGGTGATGGTTGAAGGTCCAGGTCACGTTCCAATGCATATGATCAAAGAAAATATGGAGAAACAATTGGAAGTCTGTGCCGAAGCTCCGTTTTATACATTGGGTCCTTTGACTACAGATATTGCACCAGGTTATGATCACATTACTTCGGGAATTGGGGCAGCGATGATTGGCTGGTTTGGTTGTGCGATGTTGTGTTATGTGACACCGAAAGAACATTTAGGACTTCCGAATAAAGAAGATGTAAAAGTTGGAGTTATTACCTACAAATTGGCTGCTCATGCTGCAGATTTAGCGAAAGGCCATCCAGGAGCACAATATAGGGACAATGCTTTAAGTAAGGCAAGATTTGAATTCCGTTGGGAAGATCAGTTCAATCTTTCGTTGGATCCAGAAACTGCAAGATCTTATCATGATGAAACACTTCCTGCGGATGGAGCGAAAATTGCCCATTTCTGTTCAATGTGTGGACCGAAATTCTGCTCTATGAAAATTACACAGGAAATCCGTGAATCCGCAGAAAAAGGAATGTTCGACAAATCTCAGGAATTCATCGAAAAAGGGAAAGAAATTTATATATGATCATCGTTATCACTCCTGAAAAGATTATTGAGAACGAAACTGAAATTATGAATGAATTATTTCAGGAAGGCTTGGATTTGCTTCACATCAGAAAACCTTTCATCAATTCAGAAGAAATGACGGATTTTATTCATAAGATAAATTCAAAATTTCATCACCAATTGGTTTTGCATAATCATTATAATTTGTCGAAAGATTATACTATTTCAAGATTTCATTTCCGGGAAATTGACAGACGAAATGATTTGTATAAATCTTTTTCAGATAAAACAATTTCAACATCTGTTCATGATATTGAAAGCTTTAATGAATTAAATGAAGACTGGGAGTATTCATTTATCAGTCCGGTTTTTCCGAGTATTTCTAAAAAAGGATATGGAGAAAGCTCAACGATTTTAAATGAGATTAAAGGTCGTGATAATCACAATGTAAAATTAATTGCTTTGGGAGGAATTAATGAAAATAATATCAATGAAGCTTTTGAAAGTGGAGTAGATGGCGTGGCTTTGTTAGGTGCGATTTGGGAAAGTGATCAACCTTTACAAATTTTCAAAAAATGCAGACAGAACGTCCTTTCGTAATGAGTATTGCAGGCTACGATCCAAGTGGTGGAGCAGGTTTGTTGGCGGATATTAAAACAATGGAACAGTTGAAAGTTCAGGGTTTAGGAGTTTGTACGGCAATGACTTTACAGACAGAATCTCAATGTTTGAGTTTGAATTGGCAACCTTTAGATGAAATTTTGAACTCAATTGATGTTTTAATGAAAAAATATGCTGTTCAGGTTGTAAAAATCGGAGTTGTCAAAGATGCGGAATTTTTAACTGAAATTGTAAAAACAATTAAATCTATTAATCCTCAAACAAAAATAATTTGGGATCCCGTTTTGAAAAGTACATCCGAGTTTTCTTTTTTTGATCTGAATACAATTTCTGAACTGGAAAATGTTTTACAACAAATTGATTTAATGACACCAAACTATAATGAATATAGGGTTTTACAGAAATTTAATCTTTTTAAAAATGCGAAAAATTCATGTTCAGTTTTAATTAAAGGTGGACATCGAGAGGATAAATTAGGCATGGATATTTTATTGGATAATGGAAAAGAAATTGCAATTCATCCAAATGATGAAACCTCGGTTTTCTACCCAAAACATGGTTCCGGTTGTGTACTTTCTTCTGCGATTGCAAGTCATTTAGCTTTAGGTGAAAATTTAGAAAATGCCTGCCGAAACGGAAAATTATACATTGAAAAGTTTTTAACAAGTAATTCTACTTTACTGGGTTTTCATTCTTAAAAATTATGAGTAAAACGTGCTGTCTTTGCTGAGTGAAACGCCTTTGCGAAAAAGAAATATGCAGTATAACTTTAAAACTAACCTTGCGATCTTTGCGTTAAAAATTAAATTAAGAATTAAATGGAAAAATTACAATACATCTCACAAGGATTTACGATAGAAGACCAGGAACTGAACATCCGAAAAGCTCTTGATGCCGGAGTAAGATGGATCCAGGTTCGCTGGAAAAATGCTCCTGAAAATAAATTTATTAAACTTTGTGAAATTTCAAAAAATTTATGCTCAGACAATCAGACAGTTTGTATCATTAATGACCATGTTCAGATTGCAAAAGATATTGATGCAGACGGTGTTCATTTAGGATTAAAAGATACTTCTATAGAAATTGCAAGACATATTTTAGGTCAAAATAAAATTATTGGAGGAACAGCAAACACCATCGAAGATGTTCTTCAAAGAATGAATGAGCCATGTGATTATATCGGTTTGGGACCTTTGAGATTTACTTCAACCAAAGAAAAACTGAGCCCGATTTTAGGTTTTGAAGGGTATGAAAAAATCATTCAAGATTTAAAAGAAAAATCATTAGAAATTCCAAAAATATTTGCCATTGGCGGAGTTGTTCTGAATGACATTCAATTATTACAGCAAATAGGAATTTATGGTGTCGCAGTTTCAGGAGTAATTACAAACGAACCGACTTTCGTAAAAGAATTTAAAAAAGTTTTACAATGAAAAATCAACCATTAATTATAGCAGAAAGAACTTTCGAATCGAGATTGTTTTTAGGAACAGGAAAATTCGGAAACCTTTCAGAAATGACCGATTCCATTATCGCTTCAGGAAGTGAAATGGTAACAATGGCATTGAAAAGAATCGATTCCCAATCTTCAGAAGACGATTTGTTGAGTGCTTTAAAACCTACAAAATCTCATCTTTTACCCAACACTTCAGGAGCCAGAACAGCAAAAGAAGCGGTTTTAGCAGCGCAATTGGCAAGAGAAGCATTGGAAACCAATTGGGTAAAACTGGAAATCCATCCTGATCCAAAATATTTATTACCAGATCCTATTGAAACCCTTTATGCAACGGAAGAATTGGCAAAATTAGGATTCATTGTGATGCCTTACATTCATGCCGATCCTGTTTTATGCAAACGACTGGAAGATGCAGGAACAGCAGTTGTGATGCCTTTGGGAGCGCCGATTGGAACGAATAAGGGCTTGAGAACGCTGGACTTTTTAGAAATAATTATTGCCCAAAGTAATGTTCCTGTGGTTGTTGATGCTGGAATTGGAGCACCTTCCGATGCGGCAAAAGCCATGGAAATGGGCGCTGATGCGGTTTTGGTGAATACTGCCATTGCGGTTGCAAGAAATCCTGTGAATATGGCATTAGCTTTTAAAGAAGGGGTAATTGCCGGAAGAAGAGCCTTTGAATCTGGTTTAGGAGCGATTGGGAATCATGCTGAAGCATCAAGTCCGTTGACTTCTTTCTTATTTGATTAAACTTAATTTTATGAAGAGTTTTAAAGATTTTTTTGAAAATTATCAATGGGATGAGGTAAAGGCAAAACTTGAAAAAGTGACGTTATCTGATGTGGAAAGCAGTCTTCAAAAAAAGAATAAAACAATCGAAGATTTCCTGAATTTTCTTTCACCTGTTGCGGCTCAGAAATTGGAGGTCATGGCGAAAATGACGCAGCAACTCACTCAGAAACGATTCGGAAAAACTATCCAGCTGTATGCTCCGCTGTATCTGAGCAATGAATGTCAGAATATTTGTACGTATTGCGGTTTTAGTTTGGATAATTCCATTAAAAGAAAAACACTTTCTGATATGGAATTGATGATAGAAGCCACTGTTTTAAAATCAATGGATGTCAATCACGTTTTGTTGGTAAGCGGAGAAGCGAATAAAACAGTCGGGATTAATTATTTTTTGAATGCTGTCCGTTTGTTGAAGCCACATTTTGCCAATATTTCAATTGAAGTTCAGCCGTTGTCGGAAGAAGAATATCAGCAGCTTCATGATGCGGGTGTGAATGCTGTTTTGGTCTATCAGGAAACGTATCATCAGGAAGTTTATAAAGAATATCATCCGAAAGGTAAGAAGTCGAATTTCAATTTTCGTTTGG
This region includes:
- the panB gene encoding 3-methyl-2-oxobutanoate hydroxymethyltransferase, translating into MSVHSEIKKVTTETLRKMKFDKEKITMLTAYDFTTAKMVDAGGVDTILIGDSAANVMAGFETTLPITLDQMIYHAQSVVRGTDRALVVADLPFGSYQSNPEKALESAVRMMKEGGAHAVKIEGGKEISKSIKKIINAGIPVMGHLGLTPQSIYKFGTYKVRAKDEAEAEKLISDAQLLEELGCFSVVLEKIPADLAKKVTEAISIPTIGIGAGPHCDGQVLVYHDMVGMNKGFSPKFLRRYLDLYTEITGAVSQYVQDVKSQTFPNENESY
- a CDS encoding RluA family pseudouridine synthase, encoding MMEEQIVYEDNHLLVINKKVGQLVQGDKTGDESLLDSIKNFIKKRDNKPGNVFLGLVHRIDRPTSGLVIYAKTSKALTRLTQMVKNREIEKTYWAVVAKEMIPQTQRLVHYLQKNEKNNKAIVFPKATQGAKEAILTYHIIKTLDNYLLLEIDLETGRHHQIRAQLSKTGIPIKGDLKYGAPRSNPDGGINLHARKLEFIHPVTKEKIKITAPVPQNDAIWRACED
- the thiS gene encoding sulfur carrier protein ThiS; the protein is MELTINHTLRTFDSLPETLGALLAIEIPEKKKGIAVALNNRIIPQSFWAGTILNDKDSILIITATQGG
- the thiC gene encoding phosphomethylpyrimidine synthase ThiC, which produces MAHNITRSPFPNSKKIYVEGKIHPINVAMREIQLSPTKLTNGKIEENPPVTIYDTSGPYTDESSEIDIEKGLPRIREQWILDRDDVEILDGITSDYGKKRLADSKLDELRFSYNHKPKVAQEGKEVTQLYYAKQGIITPEMEYIAIRENQKIEQLDSVSKDMAFQHPGNSFGARTPKSKITPEFVRDEIAAGRAIIPNNINHPESEPMIIGRNFLVKINANIGNSAVSSSIEEEVEKAVWACRWGADTIMDLSTGKNIHETREWIIRNSPVPIGTVPIYQALEKVKGVAEDLTWEIFKDTLIEQAEQGVSYFTIHAGVLLRYIHLTAKRVTGIVSRGGSIMAKWCLFHHQENFLYTHFEEICEIMKKYDVAFSLGDGLRPGSIADANDEAQFAELETLGELTKIAWKHNVQVMVEGPGHVPMHMIKENMEKQLEVCAEAPFYTLGPLTTDIAPGYDHITSGIGAAMIGWFGCAMLCYVTPKEHLGLPNKEDVKVGVITYKLAAHAADLAKGHPGAQYRDNALSKARFEFRWEDQFNLSLDPETARSYHDETLPADGAKIAHFCSMCGPKFCSMKITQEIRESAEKGMFDKSQEFIEKGKEIYI
- a CDS encoding thiamine phosphate synthase; translated protein: MIIVITPEKIIENETEIMNELFQEGLDLLHIRKPFINSEEMTDFIHKINSKFHHQLVLHNHYNLSKDYTISRFHFREIDRRNDLYKSFSDKTISTSVHDIESFNELNEDWEYSFISPVFPSISKKGYGESSTILNEIKGRDNHNVKLIALGGINENNINEAFESGVDGVALLGAIWESDQPLQIFKKCRQNVLS
- a CDS encoding hydroxymethylpyrimidine/phosphomethylpyrimidine kinase, giving the protein MQTERPFVMSIAGYDPSGGAGLLADIKTMEQLKVQGLGVCTAMTLQTESQCLSLNWQPLDEILNSIDVLMKKYAVQVVKIGVVKDAEFLTEIVKTIKSINPQTKIIWDPVLKSTSEFSFFDLNTISELENVLQQIDLMTPNYNEYRVLQKFNLFKNAKNSCSVLIKGGHREDKLGMDILLDNGKEIAIHPNDETSVFYPKHGSGCVLSSAIASHLALGENLENACRNGKLYIEKFLTSNSTLLGFHS
- a CDS encoding thiamine phosphate synthase, giving the protein MEKLQYISQGFTIEDQELNIRKALDAGVRWIQVRWKNAPENKFIKLCEISKNLCSDNQTVCIINDHVQIAKDIDADGVHLGLKDTSIEIARHILGQNKIIGGTANTIEDVLQRMNEPCDYIGLGPLRFTSTKEKLSPILGFEGYEKIIQDLKEKSLEIPKIFAIGGVVLNDIQLLQQIGIYGVAVSGVITNEPTFVKEFKKVLQ
- a CDS encoding thiazole synthase, translated to MKNQPLIIAERTFESRLFLGTGKFGNLSEMTDSIIASGSEMVTMALKRIDSQSSEDDLLSALKPTKSHLLPNTSGARTAKEAVLAAQLAREALETNWVKLEIHPDPKYLLPDPIETLYATEELAKLGFIVMPYIHADPVLCKRLEDAGTAVVMPLGAPIGTNKGLRTLDFLEIIIAQSNVPVVVDAGIGAPSDAAKAMEMGADAVLVNTAIAVARNPVNMALAFKEGVIAGRRAFESGLGAIGNHAEASSPLTSFLFD
- the thiH gene encoding 2-iminoacetate synthase ThiH — protein: MKSFKDFFENYQWDEVKAKLEKVTLSDVESSLQKKNKTIEDFLNFLSPVAAQKLEVMAKMTQQLTQKRFGKTIQLYAPLYLSNECQNICTYCGFSLDNSIKRKTLSDMELMIEATVLKSMDVNHVLLVSGEANKTVGINYFLNAVRLLKPHFANISIEVQPLSEEEYQQLHDAGVNAVLVYQETYHQEVYKEYHPKGKKSNFNFRLETPDRIGKAGIHKIGLGVLLGLEDWRVDSFFNALHIDYLQKQYWKSKFSVSFPRLRPAEGIIEPNFIMSDRDLLQLICAYRIWNEDLEISISTRENEKFRDNIISLGATAMSAASKTNPGGYAVDKESLEQFETSDERSMEEIRNIIKKAGYDPVMKDWDSVYSGI